A window of Tautonia plasticadhaerens contains these coding sequences:
- a CDS encoding PSD1 and planctomycete cytochrome C domain-containing protein: MSVTRILGLILAASPAPPVAVGEEPTLTFERDVRPILKAYCLDCHGGEEDLEGDLDLRLRRFAADGGLSGPAIEPGHPDESLLMFRLEDGEMPPGEKKVPPDQVEVIRRWIAAGAPTLGDEPESLPPGIGITDEERAYWAFQPIDAPEPPAFTAEDRVRTPIDAFVLARLREHGLSFSPDADRLTLLRRASADLTGLPPSPGEIDAFLSDESPDAYDRMIDRLLDSPRYGERWARHWLDVAGYADSDGDGSTDTPRPYAYKYRDYVIRSLNGDKPLDRFIAEQLAGDELVPRPWTDLEPERVETLAATGFLRNVPDATSTGGGDLDLASNQVVADTLKVVGSTFLGLSVGCAQCHDHRYDPIPQADYFRLRAVFEPALDTQHWRRPGQRLVSLATAEEKAKAAAIEAEAQTLQEALDAKTRELIRVELEKVLADIPEELHEALREANDTPARGRTDEQKALLVAHPKVNVNAGTLYLYNQKAADELKAEREAVAAKRAEKPPEDFVSVLDEVPDVLPETRIFHRGDHRQPTDPVLPGGLTIASPEGGRFEIAPDDPGLPTSGRRLAFARYLVSGRHPMVGRVLANRIWLHHFGRGLVNTPGDFGVLGERPTNPELLDWLAEELVRRGWSLKAMHRLIMTSTAYRQSSLRNPSHDAVDASNALLGRYPVLRIDAEALRDRILAASGRLDPTPFGPPVPVSEDAVGQAVPDGDSPRRSIYLQTRRSRPVSFLVTFDAPVMGVNCDRRSPSTSAPQALMLMNSDFVVGEAAAMADRLLAETPSDLELPADCDASEAVQGKTGATLPRLIAHAWALAYQRPIEPEELELARAFVAEQLDAMDSADAPEDRPRAALTHLCHQLLSSNEFLYVD, encoded by the coding sequence ATGAGTGTGACCCGAATCCTGGGCCTGATCCTGGCCGCCTCCCCGGCCCCGCCCGTGGCGGTGGGCGAGGAACCGACGCTGACGTTCGAGCGGGACGTCCGGCCGATCCTCAAGGCGTACTGCCTGGACTGCCACGGCGGCGAGGAGGACCTGGAGGGGGATCTCGACCTCCGCCTCCGGCGGTTCGCCGCCGACGGCGGACTGAGCGGGCCGGCGATCGAGCCCGGCCATCCCGACGAGAGCCTGTTGATGTTTCGCCTGGAGGACGGCGAGATGCCGCCGGGCGAGAAGAAGGTCCCGCCCGATCAGGTCGAGGTGATCCGCCGATGGATCGCCGCCGGGGCCCCGACCCTCGGCGACGAACCCGAGTCGCTCCCCCCCGGCATCGGCATCACCGACGAGGAGCGGGCCTACTGGGCCTTCCAGCCGATCGACGCCCCCGAGCCCCCCGCCTTCACGGCCGAGGATCGCGTCCGGACGCCGATCGATGCCTTCGTCCTGGCCCGCCTCCGGGAGCATGGCCTCTCCTTCTCCCCCGACGCCGACCGCCTCACGCTGCTCCGACGCGCCAGCGCCGACCTCACCGGCCTGCCCCCCTCGCCGGGCGAGATCGACGCCTTCCTCTCCGACGAATCCCCCGACGCCTACGACCGGATGATCGACCGCCTGCTCGACTCCCCCCGGTACGGCGAGCGCTGGGCCCGGCACTGGCTCGACGTGGCCGGCTACGCCGATTCCGACGGCGACGGCTCGACGGACACGCCCCGGCCCTACGCGTACAAGTATCGCGACTACGTCATCCGATCCCTCAACGGTGACAAACCGCTCGACCGCTTCATCGCCGAGCAACTGGCCGGGGACGAGCTGGTCCCCCGGCCCTGGACGGACCTGGAACCGGAACGGGTGGAGACACTGGCCGCGACCGGCTTCCTCCGCAACGTCCCCGACGCCACCTCGACCGGGGGGGGCGACCTGGACCTCGCCTCCAACCAGGTGGTGGCCGACACGCTCAAGGTGGTCGGCTCGACCTTCCTCGGCCTCTCCGTCGGCTGTGCCCAGTGCCACGACCACCGCTACGACCCGATCCCCCAGGCCGACTACTTCCGCCTCCGGGCCGTCTTCGAGCCCGCCCTCGACACCCAGCACTGGAGGCGCCCCGGCCAGCGACTCGTCTCCCTCGCCACCGCCGAGGAGAAGGCCAAAGCCGCCGCGATCGAGGCCGAGGCCCAAACGCTCCAGGAGGCCCTCGACGCGAAGACCAGGGAGCTGATCCGGGTCGAGCTGGAGAAGGTGCTGGCCGACATCCCCGAGGAGTTGCACGAGGCCCTCCGCGAAGCGAACGACACCCCCGCCCGGGGCCGGACGGACGAGCAGAAGGCGCTGCTGGTCGCCCACCCGAAGGTCAACGTGAACGCCGGGACCCTCTACCTCTACAACCAAAAGGCCGCCGACGAGCTGAAGGCCGAGCGCGAGGCGGTCGCCGCCAAGCGGGCCGAGAAGCCGCCCGAGGACTTCGTCAGCGTGCTCGACGAGGTGCCCGACGTCCTGCCCGAGACCCGAATCTTCCACCGGGGAGACCACCGGCAGCCCACCGACCCCGTCCTCCCCGGCGGCCTGACGATCGCCTCCCCCGAGGGGGGACGCTTCGAGATCGCGCCGGATGACCCCGGGCTGCCGACCTCCGGCCGTCGCCTGGCGTTCGCGCGGTACCTCGTCAGCGGAAGGCACCCGATGGTCGGCCGGGTCCTGGCCAACCGGATCTGGCTGCACCACTTCGGCCGAGGGCTGGTGAACACGCCGGGGGACTTCGGCGTGCTGGGCGAGCGGCCGACCAACCCCGAGCTGCTCGACTGGCTGGCCGAGGAGCTGGTCCGACGGGGCTGGAGCCTCAAGGCGATGCATCGGTTGATCATGACCTCGACCGCCTATCGTCAGTCGTCCCTGCGCAACCCCTCGCACGACGCGGTCGACGCCTCGAACGCCCTGCTCGGCCGGTATCCCGTCCTGAGGATCGACGCCGAGGCCCTGCGGGATCGCATCCTCGCCGCCAGCGGCCGGCTCGACCCGACCCCCTTCGGCCCCCCGGTCCCGGTGTCGGAAGACGCCGTCGGCCAGGCGGTTCCCGACGGCGACTCGCCGAGGAGGAGCATCTACCTCCAGACTCGCCGATCCCGACCCGTCTCCTTCCTCGTCACCTTCGACGCGCCGGTGATGGGGGTCAACTGCGACCGCCGCTCGCCGAGCACCTCCGCGCCCCAGGCGCTCATGCTCATGAACAGCGACTTCGTCGTCGGCGAGGCCGCCGCGATGGCCGACCGGCTCCTCGCCGAGACCCCGAGCGACCTCGAACTGCCGGCCGACTGCGACGCCAGCGAAGCGGTCCAGGGCAAGACCGGCGCGACGCTCCCCCGGTTGATCGCCCATGCCTGGGCCCTCGCCTACCAGCGGCCGATCGAGCCCGAGGAGCTGGAGCTTGCCCGGGCCTTCGTGGCCGAGCAGCTCGACGCGATGGACTCGGCCGACGCCCCGGAGGACCGCCCCCGGGCGGCGCTGACCCACCTTTGCCACCAACTCCTGAGTTCCAACGAGTTCCTCTATGTGGACTGA
- a CDS encoding DUF1501 domain-containing protein: protein MWTDPPRWTRRSLLANTGFGVGAFALASLLRQEGALAEIPQKPGENLPLDLKPRPPMFAPKADAMISLFMHGGPSHVDLLDPKPELTRLHGADYGGEVDFSFVNRATKALLGSPFKFRKRGECGTEVSDLLPETAGIVDDLCVIRSMHTGHNGHEVSIRYFHGGIAGITGRPTMGSWIVYALGSESQELPAYMVLSDPGGHPVDGTHNWSSGFMPPLYQGTVLRPQEPRILNLDPPASARGAVQERNLALLDRLNRRHLERHPGEDDLETRIQSFELAAAMQTAAKEALDVSGEPEYIRRMYGLDEDETREYGTRCLIARRLVERGVRFVQLFLGGQPWDNHNSIKTTLPAICRRTDRPAAALVKDLKQRGLLDTTLVHWGGEIGRLPVTEGALDDSAGRDHNGQGFSVWMAGGGIKGGMTFGATDEVGHKAVEDVVTPNDFQATALHLLGLDHEKLAYHASGREYFLTDGRPARIVGEILQSPPPVA, encoded by the coding sequence ATGTGGACTGATCCCCCGCGATGGACCCGACGGTCCCTGCTGGCGAACACCGGGTTCGGCGTCGGGGCGTTCGCCCTGGCCTCCCTGCTCCGGCAGGAGGGCGCGCTGGCCGAGATCCCGCAGAAGCCCGGCGAGAACCTGCCGCTCGACCTGAAGCCGAGGCCGCCGATGTTCGCCCCGAAGGCGGACGCGATGATCTCGCTGTTCATGCACGGCGGCCCCTCCCACGTCGACCTGCTCGACCCCAAGCCCGAGCTGACCCGACTGCACGGCGCCGACTACGGCGGCGAGGTCGACTTCAGCTTCGTCAACCGGGCCACCAAGGCCTTGCTCGGCTCTCCATTCAAATTCCGGAAGCGGGGCGAGTGCGGCACCGAGGTCTCGGACCTGCTGCCCGAGACCGCCGGCATCGTGGACGACCTCTGCGTGATCCGGTCGATGCACACCGGTCACAACGGCCACGAGGTCTCGATCCGCTACTTCCACGGCGGCATCGCCGGCATCACCGGCCGGCCGACGATGGGGAGCTGGATCGTCTATGCCCTGGGGAGCGAGTCGCAGGAACTGCCCGCCTACATGGTCCTCTCCGACCCCGGCGGCCACCCCGTCGACGGCACCCACAACTGGTCCAGCGGCTTCATGCCCCCGCTCTACCAGGGGACCGTCCTCCGCCCCCAGGAGCCCCGGATCCTGAACCTCGACCCGCCCGCCTCCGCCCGGGGAGCGGTCCAGGAGCGGAACCTCGCCCTGCTCGACCGCCTCAACCGCCGGCACCTGGAGCGTCACCCCGGCGAGGACGACCTGGAGACCCGCATCCAGAGCTTCGAGCTGGCCGCCGCCATGCAGACCGCCGCCAAGGAGGCGTTGGACGTCTCCGGCGAGCCGGAATACATCAGGCGGATGTACGGGCTCGACGAGGACGAGACCCGGGAGTACGGCACCCGATGCCTGATCGCCCGCCGCCTGGTCGAGCGCGGGGTCCGGTTCGTCCAGCTGTTCCTCGGCGGCCAGCCCTGGGACAACCACAACTCGATCAAGACCACCCTGCCCGCCATCTGCCGACGCACCGACCGCCCCGCCGCCGCCTTGGTCAAAGATCTCAAGCAACGGGGCCTGCTGGACACCACCCTGGTCCACTGGGGCGGCGAGATCGGCCGGCTGCCCGTCACCGAGGGGGCCCTGGATGACTCCGCCGGCCGCGACCACAACGGCCAGGGCTTCTCCGTCTGGATGGCCGGCGGGGGCATCAAGGGGGGCATGACCTTCGGCGCCACCGACGAGGTCGGCCACAAGGCCGTCGAGGATGTCGTCACCCCGAACGACTTCCAGGCCACCGCGCTGCACCTGCTCGGCCTCGACCACGAGAAGCTCGCCTACCACGCCAGCGGCCGGGAGTATTTCCTGACCGATGGCCGACCGGCGCGAATTGTCGGGGAAATCCTCCAGTCTCCCCCTCCCGTCGCCTGA
- a CDS encoding acetamidase/formamidase family protein encodes MRHLPIGSLVYEFSRHLEPRARVGPGETLVVASEDALSGQIRTDADRRDKAAVPYSNPLNGPIFVEGAEPGDALAVTIREIRPSIGQCATRTADPRQLCEWLGTEVPHGTHVCAIKDGLIHWSDAIAIPYAPMLGCIGTAPDWGAPTTAPAGNHGGNLDLIEVCPGNTVVLPVFVPGGLLYLGDAHAAMGHGELSATGLEMPAESTITVDLRKGPKIPGPRVEGPGEIMAVATGCPAERSMAEAFARLILWMEAEFGWDRWRAYDLLTHVARISVGYYGIGTVGVKVDRRYLGGGG; translated from the coding sequence ATGCGACACCTGCCGATCGGATCGCTGGTCTACGAGTTCAGCCGACACCTGGAACCCCGGGCCCGGGTCGGGCCGGGGGAGACCCTGGTCGTCGCCAGCGAGGACGCCCTCTCCGGCCAGATCCGCACCGATGCCGACCGCCGGGACAAGGCGGCGGTCCCCTACAGCAACCCGCTCAACGGCCCGATCTTCGTCGAGGGGGCCGAGCCGGGGGATGCCCTGGCCGTCACGATCCGGGAGATCCGCCCCTCGATCGGCCAGTGCGCCACCCGGACCGCCGACCCGAGGCAGCTCTGCGAGTGGCTCGGCACCGAGGTGCCCCACGGCACCCACGTCTGCGCCATCAAGGACGGCCTGATCCACTGGAGCGACGCGATCGCGATCCCGTATGCCCCGATGCTCGGCTGCATCGGCACGGCGCCGGACTGGGGAGCCCCCACGACGGCCCCGGCCGGCAACCACGGGGGCAACCTGGACCTGATCGAGGTCTGCCCCGGCAACACGGTGGTCCTGCCCGTCTTCGTGCCCGGCGGCCTGCTCTACCTGGGAGACGCCCACGCCGCGATGGGGCACGGCGAGCTCTCGGCCACGGGGCTGGAGATGCCGGCGGAGTCGACGATCACGGTCGACCTGCGCAAGGGGCCGAAGATCCCGGGCCCTCGGGTCGAGGGGCCGGGGGAGATCATGGCCGTGGCCACCGGATGCCCGGCGGAGCGGTCGATGGCCGAGGCGTTCGCCCGGCTGATCCTCTGGATGGAGGCCGAGTTCGGCTGGGACCGCTGGCGGGCGTACGACCTGCTGACGCACGTCGCCCGGATCTCGGTCGGCTACTACGGCATCGGCACGGTGGGGGTGAAGGTCGACCGCCGCTACCTCGGCGGCGGCGGCTGA
- a CDS encoding aldo/keto reductase — protein sequence MDTVTLGDSGPVVSRIGLGLAALGRPGYINLGHAADLRGGRTVEAMERHASEVLDLALASGVRYLDAARSYGRAEEFLARWLESRGVGPSDVTVGSKWGYVYTARWRVDADRHEVKDHSLDNLRRQSRESRDLLGGHLDLYQIHSATLESGVLDDPEVLGELARLKAEGLRIGLSLSGPRQAETLDKAMGVRVDGVRLFDAVQATWNLLERSAGPALAEARSIGLGVIVKEALANGRLTARNDDPAFADARLVLEGQADRLGTSIDALALAAALAQPWADVVLSGAASAEQLRSNLAATAVSWDEQADGAIAPLVEPPEAYWSTRSRLPWN from the coding sequence ATGGACACGGTCACCCTGGGAGACTCCGGCCCGGTCGTCTCCCGGATCGGGCTCGGCCTGGCCGCCCTCGGGAGGCCGGGCTACATCAACCTCGGCCACGCGGCCGACCTCCGGGGCGGGCGCACCGTCGAGGCGATGGAGCGGCACGCCTCCGAGGTGCTCGACCTAGCCCTCGCCTCCGGCGTCCGCTACCTCGACGCCGCCCGGTCCTACGGCCGGGCCGAGGAGTTCCTGGCCCGCTGGCTGGAGTCCCGCGGCGTCGGGCCATCGGACGTGACGGTCGGGTCGAAGTGGGGCTACGTCTACACGGCCCGATGGCGAGTCGACGCCGATCGGCACGAAGTCAAGGACCACTCGCTCGACAACCTCCGCCGCCAGTCCCGGGAGAGCCGGGACCTGCTGGGAGGCCACCTCGACCTCTACCAGATCCACTCCGCCACCCTGGAGAGCGGCGTCCTGGACGACCCCGAGGTGCTCGGCGAGCTGGCCCGCTTGAAGGCCGAGGGCCTCCGCATCGGCCTCTCGCTCTCCGGCCCCCGCCAGGCCGAGACGCTGGACAAGGCGATGGGCGTCCGGGTCGACGGCGTCCGCCTCTTCGACGCCGTCCAGGCCACCTGGAACCTGCTGGAGCGATCCGCCGGGCCGGCGCTGGCCGAGGCCCGGTCGATTGGCCTGGGGGTGATCGTCAAGGAGGCGTTGGCAAACGGCCGGCTGACCGCCCGCAACGACGACCCCGCGTTCGCCGACGCGAGACTCGTGCTGGAGGGGCAGGCCGACCGGCTGGGGACCTCCATCGACGCCCTCGCCCTGGCCGCCGCGCTTGCCCAGCCCTGGGCCGATGTCGTCCTCAGCGGCGCGGCCTCGGCCGAACAGCTCCGCTCGAACCTCGCCGCGACTGCCGTCTCCTGGGACGAGCAGGCCGACGGGGCAATTGCCCCACTGGTCGAGCCCCCGGAGGCGTATTGGTCGACCCGATCCCGCCTCCCCTGGAATTGA
- a CDS encoding SGNH/GDSL hydrolase family protein, whose translation MIRIAGLAFVFAGFLAPTSSDAQEVIDPSLARTDPGDSTRWYDIQLLGIEGQGWDDTKAPFDRLPARAEGVVRDAVWGLSRHSAGLCVRFETDAPTIKARWTLTSDRLDMPHMPATGVSGLDLYARVGDRWQWLGYGRPEQAPTNTGTLASGIEGGPREYLLYLPLYNGVSSVEIGIPEGASLSKATPRPEASSRPIVFYGTSITQGGCASRPGMVHTAILGRRLDRPVINLGFSGNGRMEAEVAGLLAELDPAAYVIDCLPNMDAGEVEERVGPLVRTLREAHPDTPIVLAEDRTYSNAPLVSSARERNATSRAALKQEFDRLVADGVPGLTYLPGDPQLGDDTEGTVDGSHPTDLGFFRMADVFEPVLRSALSEGP comes from the coding sequence ATGATTCGAATCGCCGGACTCGCCTTCGTGTTTGCCGGGTTCCTCGCCCCGACTTCCAGCGACGCCCAGGAGGTCATCGACCCGTCCCTGGCGAGGACCGACCCGGGAGACTCGACCCGCTGGTATGACATCCAGCTGCTCGGGATCGAGGGCCAGGGCTGGGACGACACGAAGGCGCCCTTCGACCGTCTGCCGGCCCGGGCCGAGGGGGTGGTGCGAGACGCGGTCTGGGGCCTCAGCCGGCACTCGGCGGGGCTCTGCGTGCGGTTCGAGACCGACGCCCCGACGATCAAGGCCCGATGGACGCTGACCTCCGACCGCCTGGACATGCCCCACATGCCGGCCACCGGGGTCAGCGGGCTGGACCTCTACGCCAGGGTCGGCGACCGCTGGCAGTGGCTCGGCTACGGCCGCCCCGAGCAGGCGCCGACGAACACGGGCACCCTGGCCTCGGGGATCGAGGGCGGCCCTCGCGAATACCTGCTGTACCTGCCGCTCTATAACGGGGTGTCCTCGGTCGAGATCGGGATCCCGGAGGGGGCCTCGCTCTCGAAGGCGACGCCCCGGCCCGAGGCGAGTTCGAGGCCGATCGTCTTCTACGGCACCTCGATCACCCAGGGGGGCTGCGCCTCCCGGCCGGGGATGGTGCACACGGCGATCCTCGGCCGGAGGCTCGACCGGCCGGTCATCAACCTCGGCTTCTCGGGCAACGGCCGGATGGAGGCCGAGGTGGCCGGGCTGCTGGCCGAGCTGGATCCGGCCGCTTACGTCATCGACTGCCTGCCGAACATGGACGCCGGGGAGGTGGAGGAGCGGGTCGGGCCCCTCGTCCGGACCCTCCGGGAGGCCCATCCCGACACCCCGATCGTGCTGGCCGAGGACCGGACCTACTCCAACGCCCCGCTCGTCTCCTCCGCCCGGGAACGCAACGCGACCAGCCGGGCCGCGCTGAAGCAGGAGTTCGACCGCCTGGTGGCCGACGGCGTGCCGGGGCTGACCTACCTGCCGGGAGACCCCCAGCTCGGCGACGACACCGAGGGGACCGTCGACGGCTCCCACCCGACCGACCTCGGCTTCTTCCGGATGGCCGACGTCTTCGAGCCGGTCCTCCGCTCGGCGCTTTCCGAGGGCCCCTGA
- a CDS encoding Gfo/Idh/MocA family protein: protein MTTRHDLSRRGLLKAAAASAGAIAFPTIVPASALGRDEKAAPSDRVVVGCIGTGGRGRGLIGMFMGQPDVQLAAVCDVDASHRAQGKQEVDERAGNADCASYHDFRELLARDDVEAVIVATPDHWHGIASVAAAEAGKDIYCEKPLTNTVAEGRAIVDAVERHGRILQVGSHERSGDNARYACELVRNGRIGRIRSVRINLPDTDSHHEEAKAHAGAAAPEAIPEGFDYDFWLGHTPRVPYLEDRCHFWWRFQLAYGGGEMTDRGAHVIDIAQLGLGADHTGPVHVEARGRRGEGLYDAFWDYEFTNTYADGVTLIGSTQGPRGLKFEGEDGWIFVEIHGGRLEASSPSLLEEPIGPDEIHLGRSPGHQRNFLDCVRSRTRPVAPAEAGHRTATICHLNNIAMLVGTPLAWDPEAEQVTNCEEANRLLSPAMRKPWRL, encoded by the coding sequence ATGACCACGAGACATGACCTCTCCCGACGAGGACTGTTGAAGGCCGCCGCCGCCTCGGCCGGCGCGATCGCGTTCCCGACGATCGTCCCGGCCTCGGCCCTGGGGAGGGACGAGAAGGCGGCGCCGAGCGACCGGGTCGTGGTCGGCTGCATCGGCACCGGGGGGCGGGGACGGGGGCTGATCGGCATGTTCATGGGCCAGCCCGACGTGCAGCTCGCGGCCGTCTGCGACGTGGACGCCTCGCATCGGGCGCAGGGGAAGCAGGAGGTCGACGAGCGGGCGGGCAACGCCGACTGCGCCTCGTACCACGACTTCCGGGAATTGCTGGCGAGGGACGACGTCGAGGCGGTGATCGTCGCCACGCCGGACCACTGGCACGGGATCGCCTCGGTGGCGGCGGCGGAGGCGGGCAAGGACATCTACTGCGAGAAGCCGCTGACGAACACGGTGGCCGAGGGGAGGGCGATCGTCGACGCCGTCGAGCGGCACGGGCGGATCCTCCAGGTCGGCAGCCACGAGCGCTCCGGCGACAACGCCCGGTATGCCTGCGAGCTGGTCCGCAACGGCCGGATCGGCCGGATCCGGTCCGTCCGGATCAACCTGCCGGACACCGATAGCCACCACGAGGAGGCCAAGGCCCACGCCGGGGCGGCGGCCCCCGAGGCGATCCCGGAGGGGTTCGACTACGACTTCTGGCTCGGGCACACGCCGAGGGTCCCCTACCTGGAGGACCGCTGCCACTTCTGGTGGCGGTTCCAGCTCGCCTACGGCGGCGGGGAGATGACCGACCGGGGGGCGCACGTCATCGACATCGCCCAGCTCGGCCTGGGGGCCGACCACACCGGGCCGGTCCACGTCGAGGCGAGGGGGCGACGGGGGGAGGGGCTCTACGACGCCTTCTGGGACTACGAGTTCACCAACACGTATGCCGACGGGGTGACGCTGATCGGCTCGACCCAGGGCCCCCGAGGCTTGAAGTTCGAGGGGGAGGACGGCTGGATCTTCGTCGAGATCCACGGGGGGAGGCTGGAGGCGTCGAGCCCGAGCCTGCTGGAGGAGCCGATCGGGCCGGACGAGATCCACCTCGGCCGGAGCCCGGGGCACCAGCGGAACTTCCTCGATTGCGTCCGGTCGCGGACCCGGCCGGTGGCCCCGGCCGAGGCCGGGCACCGGACCGCCACCATCTGCCACCTGAACAACATCGCCATGCTCGTCGGCACGCCGCTGGCCTGGGATCCCGAGGCCGAGCAGGTGACCAACTGCGAGGAGGCCAACCGGCTGCTCTCCCCCGCGATGAGGAAGCCCTGGAGGCTTTGA
- a CDS encoding PQQ-dependent sugar dehydrogenase, which translates to MRSTPILALVPLLILPAPIPADDDGPVGLERRIPWEDSRVVGSPEPPLPYKTARAFPGLEGIEQPLAMFPEPGTDRLFLLQHLGSWAGPSRLLVVEDDQDARDPELLLEVNALSCGLAFHPDYEENGFIFLGMNGPDGGGRRGGPEKTTQAVRYTVDRETGTIDPDSRLLIIEWASNGHDGGDVAFGNDGMLYISSGDGSSGSDAHLTGQRIDDLLGSILRIDVDHPDAGRNYSVPPDNPFVDRPGARPEVWAYGLRNPWRLSFDAESGQLWAGNNGQDLWEQVYLVEKGANYGWSITEGMQIFQAQREQGPDPISPPAAEHHHSEARSLTGGRVYRGDRLPELVGTYLYGDWSTGKVWGIEVEDDRVARNRELVDTPFNITGFGTDHDGELYVIDHVSGFHRLEPTTAADLPPHPFPTLLSETGLFDSVAEHTKHPAALPYDVAAPGWNDGASMERFAAFPGLERIEQKPQKNAGGAWSLPNGSVLVQTLSLDVLDEEGNPAKTRIETRLMNRQQGEWTGYSYRWNAEQTDAELVPSSGDIALLEVPDPEASGGVREQAWRFPARTECLVCHSRAAGFVLGFSPLQLDRTHDYEGVEADQLRTFEHIGLFEGDLPERKADRPRLVDPYDDSADREARVRSYLHVNCSTCHVNEGGGNSRMEMALTTPARRMGLIGEEPMHTKFEIPDAKIVLPGDPERSILYQRISRRLTGQMPPLMSTEVDREAVGLIAEWIRSLPPSE; encoded by the coding sequence ATGCGGTCGACGCCGATCCTCGCGCTGGTACCCTTGCTGATCCTGCCCGCCCCGATCCCGGCCGACGACGACGGCCCGGTCGGCCTGGAGCGTCGGATCCCCTGGGAGGATTCCCGGGTGGTCGGCTCTCCCGAGCCCCCGCTGCCGTACAAGACGGCGCGGGCCTTCCCGGGGCTGGAGGGGATCGAGCAGCCCCTGGCCATGTTCCCCGAGCCGGGGACCGACCGGCTGTTCCTCCTCCAGCACCTGGGCTCCTGGGCCGGGCCGAGCCGACTGCTCGTCGTCGAGGACGACCAGGACGCCCGGGATCCCGAGCTCTTGCTGGAGGTCAACGCCCTCTCCTGCGGCCTGGCCTTCCACCCGGACTACGAGGAGAACGGCTTCATCTTCCTCGGCATGAACGGGCCCGACGGGGGAGGGCGCCGGGGTGGCCCGGAGAAGACCACCCAGGCGGTCCGATACACCGTCGACCGCGAGACGGGCACGATCGACCCGGATTCGAGGCTGTTGATCATCGAATGGGCCTCCAACGGCCACGACGGCGGCGACGTGGCCTTCGGCAACGACGGGATGCTCTACATTTCGTCCGGGGACGGGTCGAGCGGCTCGGACGCCCACCTCACCGGCCAGCGGATCGACGACCTGCTCGGCTCGATCCTGAGGATCGACGTCGACCACCCGGATGCCGGCCGGAACTACTCCGTCCCGCCGGACAACCCCTTCGTCGACCGCCCCGGCGCCCGCCCCGAGGTGTGGGCCTACGGCCTCCGGAACCCCTGGCGCCTGAGCTTCGACGCCGAGTCGGGCCAGCTCTGGGCCGGCAACAACGGCCAGGACCTCTGGGAGCAGGTCTACCTGGTCGAGAAGGGGGCCAACTACGGCTGGAGCATCACCGAGGGGATGCAGATCTTCCAGGCCCAGCGCGAGCAGGGGCCCGACCCCATTTCCCCCCCCGCCGCCGAACACCACCACAGCGAGGCCCGGTCGCTGACCGGGGGCCGGGTCTACCGGGGGGACCGGCTGCCGGAACTCGTCGGCACGTACCTCTACGGCGACTGGTCGACGGGGAAGGTCTGGGGGATCGAGGTCGAGGACGACCGGGTCGCCCGGAACCGGGAGCTGGTGGACACGCCGTTCAACATCACCGGCTTCGGCACCGACCACGACGGCGAGCTCTACGTCATCGACCACGTCTCCGGCTTCCACCGCCTGGAGCCGACGACCGCCGCCGACCTGCCCCCGCATCCCTTCCCGACCCTGTTGAGCGAGACGGGGCTGTTCGACTCCGTGGCCGAGCACACGAAGCACCCGGCCGCCCTGCCCTACGACGTGGCCGCGCCGGGCTGGAACGACGGCGCCTCGATGGAGCGCTTCGCCGCCTTCCCCGGGCTGGAGCGGATCGAGCAGAAGCCGCAGAAGAACGCCGGGGGCGCCTGGTCGCTGCCGAATGGCTCGGTGCTGGTGCAGACGCTCAGCCTCGACGTGCTCGACGAGGAGGGCAACCCGGCGAAGACGCGGATCGAGACCCGCCTGATGAACCGGCAGCAGGGGGAGTGGACGGGCTATTCCTACCGCTGGAACGCCGAGCAGACCGACGCCGAACTCGTCCCCTCGTCCGGCGACATCGCCCTGCTGGAGGTGCCCGACCCGGAGGCGTCCGGCGGCGTCCGGGAGCAGGCCTGGCGGTTCCCGGCCCGGACCGAGTGCCTCGTCTGCCACTCGCGGGCGGCCGGCTTCGTCCTGGGCTTCTCGCCGCTCCAGCTCGACCGCACGCACGATTACGAGGGCGTCGAGGCCGACCAGCTCCGCACCTTCGAGCACATCGGCCTCTTCGAGGGGGACCTCCCCGAGCGGAAGGCCGACCGCCCGAGGCTGGTCGACCCCTACGACGACTCGGCCGACCGGGAAGCCCGGGTCCGGTCGTACCTGCACGTGAACTGCTCGACCTGCCACGTCAACGAGGGCGGCGGCAACTCCCGGATGGAAATGGCCCTGACCACGCCGGCCCGGCGAATGGGCCTGATCGGCGAGGAGCCGATGCACACGAAGTTCGAGATCCCCGACGCCAAGATCGTCCTCCCCGGCGACCCCGAGCGCTCGATCCTCTATCAGCGCATCTCCCGACGGCTGACCGGCCAGATGCCGCCCCTGATGTCGACCGAGGTCGACCGCGAGGCGGTCGGCCTGATCGCCGAATGGATCCGATCCCTGCCCCCCTCGGAATGA